The Actinomadura sp. WMMB 499 genome includes a window with the following:
- a CDS encoding LuxR family transcriptional regulator, translating into MEGRAGRDAAAQPIGNGPLVGRRDALDGIARALDGVEHGFGFLALIGEPGVGKTRLLGELADGALARKLPYLAGRAAEFEQEMPFGAVVDALDDRLEDGVPELSEAQLRLLGTVFPALSGPAAEPLPAGGDPVSRVARYQLHRTVRHLLEQLAAPSGLVLILDDLHWADDATVELLDHLVRHPPRARVLVAAAYRPAQASPRLAALVDAAGPQGTRMPVDPLTQGEVEEFLGPRVSTARCEALYKASGGNPFYLEALARMGHDDAAAVDGTDWREGVADLTEVPAAVRTALRVELSALPPEALLLARGAAVAADFFEPALAAAAAELDEAGALAALDVLTAHDVVRAGSGGRFKFRHPLVRHVAYASTAAGWRLAAHERVAVRLAELGAPATVRAHHVVRSAKFGDRRAVATLVEAARSVGQQAPGTAAFWLEAALDLLPDEPAAGEGAGPDRTELLLELAHVQAVSGHAEEGRETARTLLALLPEDDTVRRARTVQLCAVMDRQVGRIHEARALVLDELRRIPDRQTPEAVLLRIRLVADRIQKIDTRGSQAVLDTIPESAPEWGAGLTAAVASMRPMVSHARGETAEAIAYALAADERFSAAADTDFADCLDCVTWLVWAELFLGMYDSALRHVDRLVAIARRTGQLYILGYMLAGRARALSLLGRFEEAATAADEATAVGRDLRSPEVIAYGATQRCLIASWTGEHEPALAAGDEAVGCDTGSGEWWTHMAPVARAFAMINAGKPAEGAAALIAACSTGPGGLDFGTLTACAESLAWVRAGQDDADDAATWADIAEELANPALEGDAGLGRLARAHAVRVTDPGRAAGIAGEAAALLGAAGRRAEAGRAELTAGIAHAAAGERAPALERLRGAAEIFDACGMRDLHAQAVREQRRLGVRVPVARSGGGPGKSGRAGKDAGDAPFGLSPREREIAGLVAEGCSNQQIAERLYLSVRTVETHLTRVFAKIGVSSRVGVATAMQRPE; encoded by the coding sequence ATGGAGGGTCGTGCCGGCCGCGACGCCGCCGCTCAGCCGATCGGCAACGGTCCGCTGGTGGGGCGCCGGGACGCGCTGGACGGGATCGCCCGTGCGCTGGACGGCGTCGAGCACGGGTTCGGGTTCCTGGCGCTGATCGGCGAACCCGGCGTCGGCAAGACGCGGCTGCTGGGCGAGCTCGCGGACGGCGCCCTGGCCCGCAAGCTGCCGTACCTGGCCGGGCGCGCCGCCGAGTTCGAGCAGGAGATGCCGTTCGGCGCCGTCGTGGACGCCCTCGACGACCGGCTGGAGGACGGGGTCCCCGAGCTGTCGGAGGCGCAGCTGCGGCTGCTCGGCACCGTGTTCCCGGCGCTGTCCGGCCCGGCGGCCGAGCCTCTCCCGGCCGGCGGCGACCCGGTGTCGCGCGTCGCCCGGTACCAGCTGCACCGGACCGTCCGTCACCTGCTGGAGCAGCTCGCCGCGCCGTCCGGGCTGGTGCTGATCCTGGACGACCTGCACTGGGCCGACGACGCGACGGTCGAGCTGCTCGACCACCTGGTCCGGCATCCGCCGCGCGCCCGGGTGCTGGTCGCGGCGGCGTACCGTCCCGCGCAGGCGTCGCCGCGGCTCGCGGCGCTGGTCGACGCGGCCGGGCCGCAGGGCACCCGCATGCCGGTCGACCCGCTCACCCAGGGCGAGGTCGAGGAGTTCCTCGGGCCGCGGGTGAGCACGGCCCGCTGCGAGGCGCTGTACAAGGCCAGCGGCGGCAACCCCTTCTACCTCGAGGCGCTGGCCAGAATGGGCCACGACGACGCCGCCGCGGTCGACGGGACCGACTGGCGCGAGGGCGTCGCGGACCTGACCGAGGTACCGGCCGCGGTCCGGACGGCGCTGCGGGTCGAACTGAGCGCGCTGCCGCCGGAGGCGCTGCTGCTGGCGCGGGGCGCGGCCGTGGCCGCCGACTTCTTCGAGCCCGCGCTCGCGGCGGCGGCCGCCGAGCTGGACGAGGCCGGCGCGCTGGCCGCGCTGGACGTCCTGACCGCGCACGACGTGGTGCGCGCCGGGTCGGGCGGGCGGTTCAAGTTCCGGCACCCGCTGGTGCGGCACGTCGCGTACGCGTCGACGGCGGCGGGGTGGCGGCTCGCGGCGCACGAGCGGGTCGCGGTCCGGCTCGCGGAGCTGGGCGCCCCCGCGACGGTGCGGGCGCACCACGTGGTGCGGTCGGCCAAGTTCGGGGACCGGCGGGCGGTGGCGACGCTGGTGGAGGCGGCGCGCTCGGTCGGGCAGCAGGCGCCCGGCACCGCCGCGTTCTGGCTGGAGGCCGCGCTCGACCTGCTGCCGGACGAGCCCGCGGCGGGCGAGGGCGCCGGGCCCGACCGGACGGAGCTGCTGCTGGAGCTCGCGCACGTGCAGGCCGTCAGCGGCCACGCCGAGGAGGGACGGGAGACCGCGCGGACGCTGCTGGCGCTGCTGCCCGAGGACGACACCGTCCGCCGGGCGCGCACCGTGCAGCTGTGCGCGGTCATGGACCGGCAGGTAGGCCGCATCCACGAGGCGCGCGCGCTCGTGCTGGACGAGCTGCGGCGCATCCCCGACCGGCAGACGCCCGAAGCCGTCCTGCTGCGGATCCGGCTGGTCGCCGACCGCATCCAGAAGATCGACACGCGGGGCTCGCAGGCCGTCCTGGACACCATTCCCGAGAGCGCGCCCGAGTGGGGCGCGGGGCTGACGGCCGCGGTCGCCTCGATGCGGCCGATGGTGTCGCACGCGCGCGGCGAGACCGCCGAGGCGATCGCCTACGCGCTGGCGGCCGACGAGCGGTTCTCCGCGGCGGCCGACACCGACTTCGCCGACTGCCTCGACTGCGTCACCTGGCTGGTGTGGGCCGAGCTGTTCCTCGGCATGTACGACAGCGCGCTGCGGCACGTCGACCGGCTCGTCGCGATCGCGCGGCGGACCGGGCAGCTGTACATCCTCGGCTACATGCTGGCCGGGCGGGCGCGCGCGCTGAGCCTGCTGGGGCGGTTCGAGGAGGCCGCGACCGCCGCCGACGAGGCCACCGCGGTGGGCCGCGACCTGCGCTCCCCCGAGGTCATCGCCTACGGCGCGACGCAGCGGTGCCTGATCGCGAGCTGGACCGGCGAGCACGAGCCGGCGCTGGCCGCCGGGGACGAGGCGGTCGGGTGCGACACCGGGTCGGGCGAGTGGTGGACGCACATGGCGCCCGTCGCCCGCGCGTTCGCGATGATCAACGCGGGAAAGCCCGCGGAGGGCGCCGCCGCGCTGATCGCCGCGTGCTCGACCGGCCCCGGCGGGCTCGACTTCGGCACGCTGACGGCGTGCGCCGAGTCGCTGGCGTGGGTCCGTGCCGGGCAGGACGACGCCGACGACGCGGCCACCTGGGCGGACATCGCCGAGGAGCTGGCCAATCCGGCGCTGGAGGGCGATGCCGGGCTGGGCCGGCTCGCCCGCGCCCACGCCGTCCGCGTCACCGACCCGGGACGCGCGGCGGGCATCGCGGGCGAGGCCGCCGCGCTGCTGGGGGCGGCGGGCCGCCGCGCGGAGGCGGGCCGCGCCGAACTGACCGCCGGGATCGCGCACGCCGCCGCCGGGGAGCGCGCGCCCGCGCTGGAACGGCTGCGCGGCGCCGCCGAGATCTTCGATGCCTGCGGGATGCGCGACCTGCACGCCCAGGCCGTCCGGGAGCAGCGGCGCCTCGGCGTGCGGGTGCCGGTCGCCCGGTCCGGCGGCGGCCCGGGCAAGTCGGGGCGGGCGGGGAAGGACGCCGGGGACGCGCCGTTCGGGCTGTCGCCGCGCGAGCGGGAGATCGCCGGGCTGGTCGCGGAGGGCTGCAGCAACCAGCAGATCGCCGAGCGGCTGTACCTCAGCGTCCGGACGGTCGAGACGCACCTCACCCGCGTCTTCGCGAAGATCGGTGTCTCGTCCCGGGTCGGGGTGGCGACCGCCATGCAGCGCCCGGAGTGA
- a CDS encoding alpha/beta hydrolase, whose product MKTIKKVDADGIARFTHDGVADADVSAHPFATADGLGLSLTRFHRRGAVRAGTDAVLLVHGLTTSSDMYVMPEHANLVNELHDAGFGDVWALDYRMSARFPYNAETHRHTLDDVAHWDHPAALAEMRRHIGADRRVHVITHCVGSVTFSMALFAGTVTGVTSLVCNSVSLTPRTPAWSKLKLRFGPALMEYVLGPPYMDPRFGDAPAGTRGWMLAKAVAPFHRECDEPACHVLSFMWGGGQPIFTHDKMSPVTHARLTDLFGACNVHYYRHLHKMVAAGRAVRYALRDRRHADLPADYLAGAAGVTTPILFLTGDRNNVFADSNIVCHRTLESIVPGLHELEILPGYGHQDPFMGKASATEVFPRVLDFLKRKAG is encoded by the coding sequence ATGAAGACGATCAAAAAGGTCGATGCCGACGGGATCGCACGATTCACCCACGACGGCGTGGCCGACGCGGACGTGTCCGCGCATCCCTTCGCCACCGCCGACGGGCTCGGCCTGTCGCTGACCCGGTTCCACCGCCGCGGGGCCGTCCGCGCGGGCACCGACGCCGTCCTGCTGGTGCACGGGCTGACGACGTCCAGCGACATGTACGTCATGCCCGAGCACGCGAACCTGGTGAACGAGCTGCACGACGCCGGCTTCGGGGACGTGTGGGCGCTGGACTACCGGATGAGCGCCCGGTTCCCCTACAACGCCGAGACGCACCGCCACACCCTCGACGACGTCGCCCACTGGGACCACCCGGCGGCGCTGGCGGAGATGCGCCGCCACATCGGCGCGGACCGCCGCGTCCACGTCATCACGCACTGCGTCGGGTCGGTGACGTTCTCGATGGCGCTGTTCGCCGGGACGGTCACGGGCGTCACCAGCCTCGTCTGCAACAGCGTCTCGCTGACGCCCCGCACGCCGGCGTGGTCGAAGCTGAAGCTCAGGTTCGGGCCGGCGCTGATGGAGTACGTCCTGGGCCCTCCCTACATGGACCCCCGGTTCGGCGACGCGCCCGCGGGGACCCGCGGCTGGATGCTCGCGAAGGCCGTCGCCCCGTTCCACCGCGAATGCGACGAGCCCGCCTGCCACGTGCTGTCGTTCATGTGGGGCGGCGGGCAGCCGATCTTCACGCACGACAAGATGTCGCCCGTCACGCACGCCCGCCTGACCGATCTTTTCGGCGCCTGCAACGTCCACTACTACCGGCACCTCCACAAGATGGTGGCCGCCGGACGCGCGGTGCGGTACGCCCTGCGCGACCGGAGGCACGCGGATCTGCCCGCCGACTACCTCGCGGGCGCCGCCGGGGTGACGACGCCGATCCTGTTCCTCACCGGAGACCGCAACAACGTGTTCGCCGACTCCAACATCGTCTGCCACCGCACGCTCGAGTCGATCGTCCCCGGCCTGCACGAGCTGGAGATCCTCCCTGGCTACGGGCACCAGGACCCCTTCATGGGGAAGGCGTCGGCCACCGAGGTGTTCCCGCGCGTCCTGGACTTCCTCAAGCGGAAGGCGGGCTGA
- a CDS encoding GMC oxidoreductase, giving the protein MTVRGRDEHVDAVVVGSGFGGSVAAYRLAEAGRSVVLLERGQPYPPGSFPRSPRQLGRAFWDPAAGLYGMFDVWSFKGCDSVVSAGLGGGSLIYANVLLRKDEHWFVDEQPMPGGGYESWPVSRADLDPHYDAVEKMMGATPYPLDVAPFTDTPKTHAMQDAAAELGLRCELPPLAVSFAGRPGGAPGVGLPIAEPEYGNLHGMPRRTCKLCGECDIGCNEGAKNSLDHTYLSAAAHHGADIRASREVKAIRPRPGGGYEVDYVHHTDLTAKRRKKQQRVETITCDRLILGAGTYGTTFLLLKSRTAFPGLSGALGTRFSGNGDLLTFLLNARDRERVRPLDASRGPVITSAIRLPDEVDGVPGAGRGAYIEEGGYPGFTDWIVHSHDVGDAVERAVRFLWDRFVEFFKDAPDTNLSKEISDLIGDGALTVSSLPLLGMGRDTADGRLHLRDGRLAADWTTETSEELFTRVRKTMQGIADVLGAEYADNPMWFRKRIVTVHPLGGAPMADHPGRGVCDAFGEVHGYPGLYIADGAAMPGPVGPNPSLTIAAHADRMATRLLEGAGRRSGSAPGGADAERPAGRGSVPVLTGAEPVGGSTGSPDRAGNGAAYAPEPGSRGGPRGPAAAVSGRTPPPAGDGVPRPAAPEATSLSFTETMTGFVTYGVTDPRAGAGDAGREPLSFRLTITADDVDRFLAEPEHEARAEGWVDGAARGGGGPSRRAGSTCSRRRATRTGG; this is encoded by the coding sequence ATGACGGTGCGGGGACGGGACGAGCACGTCGACGCGGTCGTCGTCGGGTCCGGGTTCGGCGGGTCGGTGGCGGCCTACCGGCTGGCCGAAGCGGGACGGTCGGTGGTGCTGCTGGAGCGCGGGCAGCCGTACCCGCCGGGCAGCTTCCCCCGCTCGCCCCGGCAGCTGGGGCGCGCGTTCTGGGATCCGGCCGCCGGCCTGTACGGCATGTTCGACGTGTGGAGCTTCAAGGGCTGCGACTCGGTGGTGTCGGCGGGCCTCGGCGGCGGGTCGCTGATCTACGCGAACGTCCTGCTGCGCAAGGACGAGCACTGGTTCGTCGACGAGCAGCCGATGCCGGGCGGCGGGTACGAGTCGTGGCCGGTCTCCCGCGCCGACCTGGACCCGCACTACGACGCCGTCGAGAAGATGATGGGCGCGACGCCGTACCCGCTGGATGTGGCGCCGTTCACCGACACCCCCAAGACGCACGCGATGCAGGACGCTGCGGCCGAGCTCGGGCTGCGCTGCGAGCTGCCGCCGCTCGCGGTGAGCTTCGCCGGACGGCCGGGCGGGGCGCCGGGCGTGGGCCTGCCGATCGCCGAGCCGGAGTACGGCAACCTGCACGGCATGCCGCGCCGCACCTGCAAGCTGTGCGGCGAGTGCGACATCGGCTGCAACGAGGGCGCCAAGAACAGCCTCGACCACACCTACCTGTCCGCGGCCGCGCACCACGGCGCCGACATCCGCGCCTCCCGCGAGGTCAAGGCGATCCGGCCCCGGCCCGGCGGCGGCTACGAGGTCGACTACGTCCACCACACCGACCTGACCGCCAAGCGCCGCAAGAAGCAGCAGCGGGTGGAGACGATCACCTGCGACCGGCTGATCCTCGGCGCCGGCACCTACGGGACGACGTTCCTGCTGCTGAAGTCGCGGACCGCGTTCCCCGGGCTGAGCGGCGCGCTCGGCACCCGGTTCAGCGGCAACGGCGACCTGCTGACGTTCCTGCTGAACGCCCGCGACCGCGAGCGCGTCCGGCCGCTGGACGCGTCCCGCGGCCCGGTGATCACCAGCGCGATCCGGCTGCCGGACGAGGTGGACGGCGTCCCCGGCGCGGGCCGCGGCGCCTACATCGAGGAGGGCGGCTACCCGGGCTTCACCGACTGGATCGTGCACAGCCACGACGTGGGCGACGCCGTCGAGCGGGCGGTGCGGTTCCTGTGGGACCGGTTCGTGGAGTTCTTCAAGGACGCGCCCGACACGAATCTGTCGAAGGAGATCTCGGACCTGATCGGGGACGGCGCGCTGACCGTCAGCTCGCTGCCGCTGCTCGGCATGGGCCGCGACACCGCCGACGGGCGGCTGCACCTGCGCGACGGGCGGCTGGCCGCCGACTGGACGACCGAGACGAGCGAGGAGCTGTTCACGCGCGTCCGCAAGACCATGCAGGGCATCGCGGACGTGCTGGGCGCCGAGTACGCCGACAACCCCATGTGGTTCCGCAAGCGGATCGTCACCGTGCATCCGCTGGGCGGCGCCCCGATGGCCGACCATCCGGGGCGGGGCGTCTGCGACGCCTTCGGGGAGGTCCACGGGTACCCGGGCCTGTACATCGCCGACGGGGCGGCGATGCCGGGCCCGGTGGGGCCCAACCCCTCCCTCACGATCGCCGCGCACGCCGACCGCATGGCGACGCGGCTGCTGGAGGGGGCGGGCCGCCGGTCCGGGTCCGCGCCGGGGGGCGCGGACGCGGAGCGGCCCGCGGGGAGGGGCTCCGTTCCGGTCCTTACGGGGGCCGAGCCGGTCGGGGGGTCGACCGGCTCGCCGGATCGGGCGGGGAACGGCGCGGCGTACGCGCCGGAGCCGGGGAGCCGCGGCGGTCCCAGGGGACCGGCCGCCGCGGTGTCCGGCCGTACGCCGCCGCCGGCCGGGGACGGGGTGCCCCGGCCGGCGGCACCGGAGGCGACCTCGCTCTCGTTCACCGAGACGATGACGGGGTTCGTCACCTACGGCGTCACCGACCCGCGCGCCGGCGCGGGCGACGCCGGGCGCGAGCCGCTGTCGTTCCGGCTGACGATCACCGCCGACGACGTGGACCGCTTCCTGGCCGAGCCCGAGCACGAGGCGCGGGCCGAAGGGTGGGTGGACGGCGCCGCGCGCGGGGGCGGCGGCCCGTCTCGGAGGGCCGGTTCAACCTGTTCGCGCCGGCGGGCGACGCGGACCGGCGGCTGA
- a CDS encoding SRPBCC family protein: protein MPQEIEVAATATAAPEVLFRHLAVPEAWGAWGRFPTRARQVRKGDTTTYGVGCVKQIWPAKEQTVAFEPYTRFSYIALSGLPVRRYRSDVTLEPHEDGKDGTYLRWHATFEPLVPGTGPLLGFFFRMMLKTFVRRLPAHAADCPADCPARDAGDL from the coding sequence ATGCCGCAGGAGATCGAGGTCGCCGCCACCGCGACCGCCGCGCCCGAGGTGCTGTTCCGGCATCTCGCCGTCCCCGAGGCGTGGGGCGCCTGGGGGAGGTTCCCCACCCGCGCCCGGCAGGTCCGCAAGGGCGACACCACCACGTACGGGGTCGGGTGCGTCAAGCAGATCTGGCCCGCCAAGGAGCAGACGGTCGCGTTCGAGCCGTACACACGGTTCTCCTACATCGCGCTGTCGGGCCTGCCCGTCCGCCGCTACCGCTCCGACGTCACCCTCGAGCCGCACGAGGACGGCAAGGACGGCACCTACCTGCGGTGGCACGCGACGTTCGAGCCGCTCGTCCCCGGCACCGGCCCGCTCCTGGGGTTCTTCTTCCGGATGATGCTGAAGACGTTCGTGCGCCGGCTGCCCGCCCACGCCGCGGACTGCCCCGCCGACTGCCCCGCCCGCGACGCGGGCGACCTGTAG
- a CDS encoding ABC transporter permease: MTALTHVPRVPRTPPERLRWAAADGWTLTRRALAHWVRRPDQLVMGLLFPVMVVLMMGYLFGGQMEVPGGDYRAFIVPGMFAMTMVFGVETTFTAIAADAARGVSDRFRAMPMSPSAVVVGRGAADLIDALAALAVMAGCGLLIGWRVHDGILPALAGLGLLLLLRFALIWVGVYLGLVAKGPESVMVVQILVWPIGFLSSALVAPGTMPGWLGTIAEWNPMSSTVTACRELFGDPSLAALSSGSWAAGHALLLAVAWPLAITAVFFPLAVRRYRAMGR, from the coding sequence GTGACCGCGCTCACGCACGTCCCGCGGGTCCCGCGGACCCCGCCGGAGCGGCTCCGCTGGGCCGCCGCCGACGGATGGACGCTCACCCGGCGCGCCCTCGCCCACTGGGTCAGGCGCCCCGACCAGCTGGTCATGGGGCTGCTGTTCCCGGTGATGGTCGTGCTGATGATGGGGTACCTGTTCGGCGGCCAGATGGAGGTGCCGGGCGGGGACTACCGCGCCTTCATCGTCCCCGGCATGTTCGCCATGACGATGGTCTTCGGCGTGGAGACCACGTTCACCGCGATCGCCGCCGACGCCGCCCGGGGCGTGTCCGACCGGTTCCGGGCGATGCCGATGTCGCCGTCCGCCGTGGTCGTCGGGCGCGGCGCCGCCGACCTGATCGACGCGCTGGCGGCGCTGGCGGTGATGGCCGGATGCGGGCTGCTGATCGGCTGGCGCGTCCACGACGGGATCCTCCCGGCGCTGGCCGGGCTCGGCCTGCTGCTGCTCCTGCGGTTCGCGCTGATCTGGGTCGGCGTCTACCTCGGCCTGGTCGCCAAGGGGCCGGAGTCGGTCATGGTGGTCCAGATCCTGGTGTGGCCGATCGGGTTCCTGTCCAGTGCGCTGGTGGCGCCCGGCACCATGCCGGGCTGGCTGGGGACGATCGCCGAGTGGAACCCCATGTCCTCGACCGTCACCGCCTGCCGTGAGCTGTTCGGCGACCCGTCCCTGGCGGCGCTGTCGAGCGGTTCGTGGGCGGCCGGGCACGCGCTGCTCCTGGCGGTCGCGTGGCCGCTGGCGATCACGGCGGTGTTCTTCCCGCTCGCCGTCCGCCGCTACCGCGCGATGGGTCGCTAG
- a CDS encoding ATP-binding cassette domain-containing protein, translated as MTERCFAVDAAGLRKTYGETRALDGLDLRVPAGTVHGLLGPNGAGKTTCVRVLATLARPDGGTASVAGHDVVRDADLVRTRIGLVGQHAAVDEVLTGRQNLDMFGRLYHLGARRARERADELLGRFGLGDAADRPAGRYSGGMRRRLDLAAGMIVAPAVLFLDEPTTGLDPRARIEVWEAVRSLADGGTTVVLTTQYLEEADRLADAVSVIDRGRVVAEGTPDGLKARLGGDRLEVVLEDPAGLPDAAAAIARVTGAEPETDAAALTVAASVRDRAGALTGAVRALDDAGVRVADIGVRRPTLDEVFLHLTGDPGAPAGNAAGNGTTEEVVA; from the coding sequence ATGACCGAGCGATGCTTCGCGGTCGACGCGGCGGGGCTGCGCAAGACCTACGGCGAGACCCGGGCCCTGGACGGGCTGGACCTGCGGGTGCCCGCCGGCACCGTGCACGGGCTGCTCGGCCCCAACGGAGCGGGCAAGACCACCTGCGTGCGCGTGCTGGCCACGCTCGCGCGCCCGGACGGCGGCACCGCGTCCGTCGCCGGGCACGACGTCGTCCGCGACGCCGACCTGGTCCGGACCCGCATCGGGCTCGTCGGGCAGCACGCGGCGGTCGACGAGGTGCTCACCGGCCGGCAGAACCTCGACATGTTCGGCCGCCTCTACCATCTGGGGGCCCGCCGGGCGCGGGAGCGGGCCGACGAACTGCTGGGACGGTTCGGGCTCGGGGACGCCGCCGACCGTCCCGCCGGGCGCTACTCGGGCGGCATGCGGCGCCGCCTCGACCTGGCGGCCGGGATGATCGTGGCACCGGCCGTGCTGTTCCTGGACGAGCCCACCACCGGTCTCGACCCGCGCGCCCGCATCGAGGTCTGGGAGGCGGTCCGCTCGCTCGCCGACGGCGGCACCACCGTCGTGCTCACCACCCAGTACCTGGAGGAGGCCGACCGGCTCGCCGACGCGGTCTCGGTGATCGACCGGGGCCGGGTCGTCGCCGAGGGCACCCCCGACGGGCTCAAGGCCCGGCTCGGCGGCGACCGCCTGGAGGTCGTGCTCGAGGACCCCGCGGGGCTGCCGGACGCCGCCGCGGCGATCGCCCGGGTGACCGGCGCCGAGCCGGAGACCGACGCCGCCGCGCTCACCGTCGCCGCGTCCGTCCGCGACCGGGCCGGCGCGCTCACCGGCGCCGTCCGCGCGCTGGACGACGCGGGCGTGCGGGTCGCCGACATCGGGGTGCGGCGGCCCACGCTCGACGAGGTGTTCCTGCACCTCACCGGCGACCCCGGCGCCCCTGCCGGGAACGCGGCCGGGAACGGCACGACCGAGGAGGTGGTCGCGTGA
- a CDS encoding TetR/AcrR family transcriptional regulator — protein MTTEYSGGGDPKRSLEILWGVRERPRRGPKPKLTVAEIVRTAIAVADADGLDALSMRRVADELGVAPMSIYTYVPGKAELIDVMFDRALGELTAPDGVPGGWRPKLEHLARDNWDLYHRHPWLLHVSAVRPPLGPAVSAKYEFELRAVDGIGLTDVEMDSVVALVTGFAASSASVSVNAAEAERRSGMSDEQWWEAVAPFLEEHIDEAEYPLAGRVGAAAGQEYRGAVGPRHAFEFGLARILDGIEVLIASRRRPDGTRAPGDGPGAPGPGGARGG, from the coding sequence GTGACGACCGAGTACAGCGGCGGCGGAGACCCCAAGCGCAGCCTCGAGATCCTGTGGGGCGTGCGCGAACGGCCCAGGCGCGGCCCCAAACCGAAACTGACCGTGGCGGAGATCGTCCGGACGGCGATCGCGGTGGCCGACGCCGACGGGCTGGACGCGCTGTCGATGCGCCGCGTCGCCGACGAGCTCGGCGTCGCCCCGATGTCGATCTACACCTACGTCCCGGGCAAGGCGGAGCTGATCGACGTCATGTTCGACCGCGCCCTCGGCGAGCTGACCGCGCCCGACGGCGTCCCGGGCGGCTGGCGGCCCAAGCTGGAGCACCTCGCCCGCGACAACTGGGACCTCTACCACCGGCATCCCTGGCTGCTGCACGTGTCCGCCGTCCGCCCGCCGCTCGGGCCCGCCGTGTCCGCCAAGTACGAGTTCGAGCTGCGCGCCGTGGACGGGATCGGGCTGACCGACGTCGAGATGGACTCGGTGGTCGCGCTGGTCACCGGGTTCGCCGCGAGCTCGGCGAGCGTGTCGGTCAACGCCGCCGAGGCCGAGCGGCGCAGCGGTATGAGCGACGAGCAGTGGTGGGAGGCCGTCGCGCCCTTCCTGGAGGAGCACATCGACGAGGCCGAGTATCCGCTCGCCGGCCGCGTCGGCGCCGCCGCCGGGCAGGAGTACCGGGGCGCCGTCGGGCCGCGCCACGCGTTCGAGTTCGGCCTCGCCCGCATCCTGGACGGCATCGAGGTGCTGATCGCCTCGCGCCGCCGGCCGGACGGCACGCGGGCGCCCGGCGACGGGCCGGGCGCACCGGGCCCCGGCGGGGCCCGGGGAGGCTAG